In Cloacibacterium caeni, a single window of DNA contains:
- a CDS encoding CPBP family intramembrane glutamic endopeptidase produces MKNKTIIRFKNVFIPFSESLILPIILSAIGLKILQEPFFEIYKRVTTPNDFPLNIVNMNSELNFEFLIRAVPALIIAPFFEELIFRKIFIDNLSKLYSVKNAIIFSSICFSLYHLPNFSNLIPTFLLGLVAGYLYIKSKKIIIPMIFHFLCNLIVGLLKLYGKTLLDNIDKLNLNIYYWMFIFFGVILLITGLYTINSKHKNSELRA; encoded by the coding sequence TTGAAGAACAAAACCATTATTAGATTTAAAAATGTTTTTATTCCATTTAGTGAGAGCTTAATTTTACCAATAATTTTATCAGCTATTGGTTTGAAAATTTTGCAAGAACCATTCTTCGAAATATATAAAAGAGTTACAACTCCAAATGATTTCCCTCTAAACATTGTAAATATGAATTCAGAATTAAATTTTGAATTCTTAATTAGAGCAGTTCCTGCATTAATTATTGCACCATTTTTTGAAGAATTAATTTTTAGAAAAATTTTTATTGATAATCTCTCAAAATTATATTCAGTGAAAAATGCTATTATTTTTTCATCAATTTGTTTTTCATTATATCATCTTCCAAATTTCTCTAATTTAATACCAACTTTTCTTTTAGGTTTAGTAGCAGGATACTTATATATAAAATCAAAAAAAATAATAATTCCAATGATTTTTCATTTTTTGTGTAATTTAATTGTTGGGTTATTAAAGCTCTATGGAAAAACTCTTTTGGATAATATTGACAAATTAAATTTAAATATATATTATTGGATGTTTATTTTTTTTGGGGTTATTTTACTAATAACAGGTTTATACACTATAAACTCAAAACATAAAAATTCGGAATTAAGGGCTTGA
- a CDS encoding polyphosphate kinase 2 family protein: MDTNFTDNFLVKETQKFNLKDFNTDYKGDLSKEEGQKMLDAEKKKLYELQEKLYADGSQSLLVVIQAMDAAGKDSLIEHVFGGVNPQGCEVTSFKTPTSKEYNHDFIWRHYLALPEKGKIGIFNRSHYESVLVCKVHPEYNLSEKVWKSTDEIDEKFWKNRYESIKDFEKHVARNGTKIVKIFLHVSKDEQKKRFLDRIAEEEKNWKFALGDLKERALFDKYMDAYEEAISETSKNHAPWFVIPADKKWFARVAAIQIIINALEEMDLKFPELSAEDKAGLAEAKRQLESE; the protein is encoded by the coding sequence ATGGACACCAATTTCACAGATAACTTTCTTGTTAAAGAAACTCAAAAATTCAATCTCAAAGATTTCAATACTGATTATAAAGGCGACCTCTCCAAAGAAGAAGGTCAAAAAATGCTCGATGCAGAGAAGAAAAAACTTTATGAACTTCAAGAAAAACTTTACGCAGATGGCAGCCAATCTCTTTTGGTGGTGATACAAGCGATGGATGCTGCTGGAAAAGACAGTTTGATAGAGCATGTTTTTGGTGGAGTAAATCCGCAAGGTTGTGAAGTGACCAGTTTTAAAACGCCAACTTCTAAAGAATACAATCATGATTTCATCTGGAGGCATTATTTGGCTTTACCAGAAAAAGGGAAAATAGGAATTTTCAACCGAAGTCATTACGAAAGTGTTTTGGTATGTAAAGTGCATCCTGAATATAATCTAAGCGAAAAAGTTTGGAAATCTACTGACGAAATCGATGAAAAATTCTGGAAAAATAGATACGAAAGCATCAAAGATTTTGAAAAACATGTTGCCAGAAATGGAACTAAAATTGTGAAAATTTTCTTGCATGTTTCTAAAGATGAACAGAAAAAACGTTTCCTAGACAGAATTGCAGAAGAAGAAAAAAACTGGAAGTTTGCTCTTGGTGATTTAAAAGAACGCGCACTTTTTGATAAATATATGGATGCTTATGAAGAAGCAATCTCTGAAACAAGTAAAAACCACGCTCCTTGGTTTGTAATTCCTGCGGATAAAAAATGGTTTGCGAGAGTTGCAGCTATACAAATTATTATCAATGCTTTGGAAGAAATGGATTTGAAATTTCCTGAACTTTCTGCCGAAGATAAAGCTGGACTTGCAGAAGCAAAAAGACAATTGGAAAGTGAATAA
- a CDS encoding DUF1573 domain-containing protein encodes MKKFMGGLLLIGGFVFSSAQTISFEKTTIDYGTVPVNADGNRVFTFKNTGDKPLILSNVQPGCGCTASEWPKEPVMPGKSAQIKVHYNTANAAPFKKSIDVFSNDPVNGRVVLYIQGTVDANAKAEGAKNQPASLPKK; translated from the coding sequence ATGAAAAAATTTATGGGCGGTTTGTTGCTTATCGGAGGTTTTGTTTTCTCTTCTGCACAAACTATTTCTTTTGAAAAAACAACTATTGATTACGGTACTGTTCCTGTGAATGCAGATGGAAACAGAGTTTTTACTTTTAAAAATACTGGTGACAAGCCTTTAATCCTTTCTAACGTACAGCCAGGTTGTGGTTGCACCGCTTCTGAATGGCCAAAAGAGCCAGTGATGCCTGGAAAATCTGCACAGATTAAAGTTCATTATAACACTGCAAATGCTGCACCTTTCAAAAAATCTATCGATGTATTTTCTAACGATCCAGTAAACGGAAGAGTCGTTCTATACATCCAAGGAACAGTAGATGCAAATGCTAAAGCTGAAGGAGCAAAAAATCAACCCGCTTCATTGCCTAAAAAATAA